The window GGCACCCCCAAAGTTGTTCTTTTTCAACCACTCAACCTACAGAAAATGGCATATTGTGAATAAGCAGTCAAACATAAAGCTACTTTAACATATTGGATGAGGGCTTGACATGCAGTTGAACAGTTAGTAATACAACTACATGAGTGTACTTTTGCAAGATTTATTTAGGTATTGAGTGTACATGTGGATATTAGTAAATCAAACAATCTGATAACATTGACAGCTCAATGGAATTACAACTGTTTAGCACCTTACCTTTATCTCAAAGCTTTTGGGATCATCATAACCCACCCACTGGTTTCCTTTGTAGGCATATGGCACATCCTGTGGCTGATTCCAAACCATGGTGGCTCCATTTAAGAATCCACAGATCTGTTGCATGTTGAAACATGATTAGTACGATTAACAAACAGCCAACACATTGGTTGCCTTGGTTCTGTATCAAGTAGGATTCCTTGTAACAATCCCACCTGTTTTTAAGACAACATGGCAACCCAGTTACATACACAagtaactaccccaaaccacaAACTACCTCAAAGTAAGCCAGCTCTCCAGCCTCCTGGGTGTACGGCCCTGGGGTTCCAGCGCCAGAGATTGCGGCTCCAACCCCATGGTTGGCCGGATTTCTCAGAGTGAATGAGGCACCATAGGTTGGGAAACCAACCAACAGCTTCTCAGCCGGAGCTCCCTGGTTCTTCCAGTAATTCATTGCAGAGGCCTAGAACGTACAGATTTGTGTTAGTCATGTCTTTTGATCATGCTGGATCTGGTATCACGGTGGTGTACATCTTCTCAAGGAATATCCATGTGAATGTAAATGAGCGTTACAGCGTAGCTACAGAACATCTTAGTCCTACTTACCACATTGAAGTCGATGAAACCTCCTTTGTCAGCAGGGCCCTTGTACAGAGGGCTGCATTCTCCAGTGAAGGGGTCCCAAGAGCCGTGGAAGTCGTAGCTCATGACGTTGATCATATCCAGGGCCCTGGGAGTAGAGGACACAGAAGATGAGGTACAGGTGTCAAACTGTTTCACATAAAAAGCACCAGCCAATGTTGGTTAAATGACCTGCTAGGAGTAATAtgtttatactgtatatttattccaaatgtttttgtatgttccagtatacattttttttcaaaCACAATTAATACAGGCAATAATTGAGTAAAATCTGGCAGGCTACATACTGTCCGATCTTGGGGATCTCGTAAGCAGATTCAATGGTGTCCAttccagcagacacagcagctgACAGCAGAAGGCGAGCCTTGTTAGTCTGCTTGGCGTCATTCTCAAAAGCAGCTCTCATTTCCTGAATGATAAAAGCAAATGATGACCCTATGGTCTAAAATGTCTGATCAAATCAGTTTAGGTCATTCAACAACCATATAACTTGCCTGCAGGAGGACAGAGTAATATTGCCTGTCTTCAGGAGGGCTCCCCCTGTTGGCTGGATACTCCCAGTCAATGTCCAGCCCATCAAACTCATACTTcctcaggaacacaatgactgaCTGGATGAAGGTCTGACGGTTTGTGGGGCTGGCCACCATTGCAGAGAACCTGGTTGGGTAACACGAATAGAAAAACATAAACACAACTGACTCCTGTTGGGGGAAGCTGCCCCAACTCAGACTCACATAAACTATTTGATAGTACCCTGCAGAGCCGAAGTTCCAACCACCGACAGACAGCAGAGTCTTTAGGTTTCCATTCCTGTGAAAAGGTACACAAAgcccatataattttacatagcAGAGAATGCATTACAGTACACTAAACATGTAACACACATTTGTGACCTTATGTTACTCTTTCCATAACTCACTGATTTTTAAGGCCATTGAACTGGCTGTAGAGCTCCACGTCATTCCACTCATAAGTGGCCAGCATGTTGTTCTTCATGGTGGCAAAAGCATAGAGAAGGTGGGTACACAGGCATGGGTCAATGTCGTTGGGCATGTAGATGGTGGGGGGTGGCCTGTACTGCGCCCAGTTTGTGAAGTAGCATGACAAGATGAAGGAGGATCCTGACCAATGACATGTTAAGAGAAAACTTAAAAACATATTAGTAGTTATGCACTGAATCCCGATTTTTGGGGTTCGGCCGAATACCAAATCCACTGGTTAAGATTTAGCCGAATCCAAAACCGAATACCGAATCCTactcccatcctcagtccattaacacagtaaacacattattgaagGGGTCATTATGTCGACCAGCATAGCTCGCGTAGTGCAAGCATAGGTTCGGATTCGATGAAAACAAATTCTAAGGTTTGGCCGAATCCGAACCCCGTCAAAAATTCAGATTCAGTGCATCCCATTAGACTATGTGA of the Hypomesus transpacificus isolate Combined female chromosome 18, fHypTra1, whole genome shotgun sequence genome contains:
- the LOC124480605 gene encoding acidic mammalian chitinase-like, which codes for MGKVLFVTALALLLQAQLGSSFILSCYFTNWAQYRPPPTIYMPNDIDPCLCTHLLYAFATMKNNMLATYEWNDVELYSQFNGLKNQNGNLKTLLSVGGWNFGSAGFSAMVASPTNRQTFIQSVIVFLRKYEFDGLDIDWEYPANRGSPPEDRQYYSVLLQEMRAAFENDAKQTNKARLLLSAAVSAGMDTIESAYEIPKIGQALDMINVMSYDFHGSWDPFTGECSPLYKGPADKGGFIDFNVASAMNYWKNQGAPAEKLLVGFPTYGASFTLRNPANHGVGAAISGAGTPGPYTQEAGELAYFEICGFLNGATMVWNQPQDVPYAYKGNQWVGYDDPKSFEIKVEWLKKNNFGGAMVWTLDMDDYKGTYCNQGKYPLINVLHKAFNLDQATCAPPATPLPPIKGVTSDGGGSSGQSGSSSSGSSSRGGGTSGMTSGFCAGKANGMYPNANNKNQFYNCSQGKTYFQNCAAGLVFDTSCSCCNWS